From the Drechmeria coniospora strain ARSEF 6962 chromosome 02, whole genome shotgun sequence genome, the window CGGTCGTGCTCGTTCTACCCGGTGCGAACAAAGGTCAGCGGCGACGGTCGATCAAACCCGGGCAATACCGAGCACAAAGCGAAGGGAAAGGGCAGGCAGGTGAAGGTGGCGGGCTCACCTTGGAGTTTGTCAGCGCGAAATCGCGCCTCTCCCACAGATCCTGAATGTCGGACATGAACTGGGGCAGCTGCACGCCAGCCATGTCCATGAGGCTTCGGGCGCCCTCGGCATGAACGGGGGCCACCGCCGTCTGCCTGTGTTCCCtttcgagctcggcggcgacgtcgagcgcgTCGGGGGCGTAGGGGTCGAACCGTTGCAGCTGGCCGACTTCGAACTGGATCTTCTGTAGCTGGTCGCGGTAGACGGAATCTTTGTCGTCCTGAAACTTGTCCGTCAGGGACGCGAGCCGTTCCATGACCACCTGACGCTTGCGATCTCGCTTCGACTGCGAAGCCGGGAGTGGAGAGCGTCGGTCGGCCCTGCCACCGAGCGCGGCGGAGACGGCAGCTTCGCTGGCAGCCATTACACGTTGCTGAGTGTAGCGAACCAAATCGTACGGAAAGCGATGGACGCGGAATGGGTTAGAGAGTGTGTCTCGCAGGTTCCGCAGCGGCGGATCGCGGCTGAACGGGGGATGTTGGCTTGATGACAGCTGGGAGGTGGCAACGACAGCAGACTGTTCGACGACGTTGGGCTATGGTTGGCAAAATTTCGGATAAAAGAAAAGCGCCGGGTTGGCGGTCGTTGCAAGATAGAATCAAGTTAGAATGGCCTCATTGCTCTCTCGGAGGAGCAGAAGGAGGCAGGAGGTGCGGCGTGTGCACAAGGTGCAGGCGAAGGTTCGTTGCAACAAAAGGCGAAGTGAGCCAGCAGATCTGGATGGCTGTGGAGAGTGCGTCGATGTTGTTGTGCTTGGGTCTGCTGCCCATATCGGCTATCAATGCAAAGCATAAGCAATGTACCCACGACAAGCAGAGCAGGTCGGGGTCAGGCTTGTGTCAGCGAGGCCATCTGTCTGCCAGGTGGGCCTATCGCTGTAAGCGGCTCGGTGATGGGttactacttaagtactgtactgcaagaaATCACGTACTAGTCCGTTTCTGGGTTCAACTGCAAGTAAGAACAAGTACATTTGGTAATAGTAAGTAGGGCTAAGTATACAAGTaatcgtgccacgccccaccTATAGGTGGTGCTCATCACCGCACCGGGCACATCACCGCAACGGGCACTTTTTCCCACCTGCATCTTCAATTCCGAATACCTTCATAACAACAATAGTTATAGATTCCAAACTAATCAAAACATATACCCAAGAGGCTATAAAATACCTTGACAAGTTTCCCAAGGCGAAAATTGCTAACGTTGCCCGGTAATTTATAATACCTTACTAATGCATAAAGTAACAAGTATTAAGTAACACACAAAAGAGCAGCGCTCAAGGCCGCAACACTAAGTTATCTTAGCTAAAAAAGAACGCATTGTATCAGTATATTAATAGGCTTAATACTGTTAATTTTGTAGTGCATCTAGAGTTTATTGCGGATGCGGTAAATTGCATTTTACAGGAGTGGTTTTTGTACACCTGGTAATCCCAGCTAGTACTGCTAAAATGACAGTCCGTAAATAGCGGCGGTATAGCGAAGTACCAGAATGACTTCAATATAGTAACATTAAAGGCAGTCATAAAATAAGGCGCAGGTAAATTGGCAGTATCAAGCTTATCAATATACCAACATAATGCCTTCTCTTCTGGCCAATATAACTTTATATTGTGGCCTTGAGCGCTGCTTTTTGATCCGACACCAGATAATCGTTATTAGACATACTGGTAAGGTTTTTTAAACTGTTAGGTAGCTTTATCAACTTTTGAATCGGGAAACTTATCAAGGTATTTTATTGCCTCTTGGGTATATATTTTGATTAGTTTGGAACCTATAGCTATTGTTGTTATGAAGGTATTCGGAATTGAAGATGCAGGTGGGAAAAAGTGCCCGTTGCGGTGATGTGCCCGGTGCGGTGATGAGCACCACCTATAggtggggcgtggcacgattacgacttaagtaattacttgtactccgtactgtaagtacggagtacaaggtTCTTGCTGACAAGtcacagtacaagtacagtacagtaagtactccgtacagtatttacatacttaagtacttgcagacaAGGCTAcagaagtactccgtactcataTATTTATTTAGGCACAAGCAATTCAGCTCCTAAATTCCCTTTCCCAGCCTGCGGCCAATCTGGCCCAGCCAAGCGGTTGGTTGCTCACAGCCGTCTGGCCACTTACGCTTCCTCAGCTTGCCGTGTTTCAACGTTGCGTGCGAGTGGGTGGACCAGCCAGACCAAAGCACAGCTCGAGATTTCGAGCATGCGGCATTTCATTCGATTTGAGCACCGCTGGGTGGGCAGCCCTACGCAGGGTCTTCGTGTTCGGCCTCTCACCACCCCGAGTTACTATTGGTAAACCGTGTAGTACCGGGCGTACGTGTGCGTGTACTGCTATTTTGCACACAGTCTCATCGAGGCGCCCGTGGTAGTTCTCTTGTCCACCGCAAAGCCAGCGGCAACGAGCCTCGGCAGGATGCCACCATCTGGACGGTCGACCTACTCGCTCGGATGGGTTCGCCCGGGTGATGACATCGAGCTTTACAAGCCGCCTCGGAGCTTTTGCAGTTGGTTCATCAGGCCAAACCCGGTCTGTGCCttggcatcctcggccgcagcCGATTCCCgcgccgagcccgagctcgCACTCCGCGCCACCGACTCGTGCGCGGCCTTCTCGTCCCGTTTCGACGCCTGCTCAATCTCCTTCTTGAGTTCGCGATGACGGTCCTCGACCATCTTGGCCAGACTCTCAATGAATTTGCTGCGTCcgttctcctcggccgtgccctTCCACACCGTTGTCAGCTCCTGGAGCTCCTCGATCCGGCCCGCCGCCTTTTCCACGCCCTGAATGGGGTCCTCCTTGTTGGCAAGAAGATCGGAAATCTCATCCCGTAGCTGACGGAGAACCTGCTGTCCCTTCTCCTCCGAGCTCTGTTCGTCCGAGCTGGGATCCGGGGCCGAGACAGAGAGGAAGCCGGAGCTGACGGAGACCTCGGACGGCGGGAATGGAAACTCCATGGCATTCCCGAACGTTTTTATGACGGATTCCAGACGAGACCGGACGAGAGTCAACGTCTGCAGCTGTTTGATATGGGTTGGATCCTGCGCGTCGTTGTCAGGGGCAGCTTCGGGCCGTGTTTCTGCCGCACTCCTCTCGTCCCCTTCCACTCGCGATCCTGCTGGTTTGGATTTTTCGTCAATAGCCTGCTGCAGGCCGCCGGGGACGAACTTGGCGATGTCGTCCTGGAGAGTCTCGTGGAGCGTTTCCGAGAAACTGACCGTCTCGCCTCGTAGCAGCTCCACCTCGTAGGCTAACCGGCTGCCGCTCTTCATGATGTCGTCGGTGAGCTGCGTCAAAATTGTTGACATTTTTGCATTCTGTGCGTTGAGCTGCGAGACGAGCGTCTGGGCTTCGGCCGACAGTTGCGCCAAGGGAACGGCGTCGGAAGATCCCTGGTTAGATCCCTGCTTCTTCGAAAGCGAAGGGAGCCTAGCGTTGAGGAACGACACCGGATCAAACGATGGGTTCAGAAAGTCCCGCAGGAAATCATCCGACGTATGGATCGACCTGGGCTCGAAGGTCTGCTGCTTGTTTGGCCGTGGTCGCAACGACGGCAACCCCAGGCTGGGCCGCCGAAGGCCTACGGGCAGCTCCGAAGACATATGTCCCCGCACGGTGCCAGGTCGTTCCAATGATTGAGGGCTAGTCAGCCGGTGTATGGAAGGATAGGCAGAGCAAGGGAGTGTGGTCAGGCAATCAAGTTGAAGGGCAGGCGTGAGAGTGTCGAGTTGAATGATGTTGAAGCTGTAGACAAGTCAGCCGACGATAACCCGGCAACACAGCCACTAtcaggtacagtaagtacagtatgttagtctacatgtaagtagacCTGGGTGCGTGTGCatagtactgtacctgtactccgcaagtacggaggacttgTATTGAGTACATGTAGCCTAGCACAACTCGAAAGTACACTTACCTACTTACGAGTACTACGGAGGTACAAGcaacacgtacggagtacaagtaattgaTACAAAGTAGatacacgtacggagtacagagtacttgcgtacaTGTTCTTTAATAATATGCCTTGCACTCCGTATCAAGGTAcaagtagtaataatagttgaAAGGACtattaagtactccgtactccgtactattgATAGTGGTAGCTCACTTAATTTAATAATgcacagtacctacctaactacggagtacatgtacattacATGGACACGATCATGCTCACAACTTCGTAACGACCAGTTTGTCCGTGGTAGGACTCGTGCTCCCTCGTACAACCTGCCAAATCACCTAAGCACCTTACATTGTTTGCAGCAAGATATGGGTGAGCCTACAGAGGAAATGCGAATCGACCCGTCCAGAGCTCAAGCGCTCGCCAGCCACCTCAGCTCCGTACGTGAGCGAGTCGCAGCCGTCGCCAACGGACGAAATGTAAGTTTGGAAGCCATCCATCACTCATATATCGCCACGCCCGCCTGCACGCACTGGACTGATCCCCCAAAGATCCGCCTTGTTGCCGTCTCCAAGCTCAAACCTGCCAACGATATCCTCGCTCTCCATCGTGCCCCCGCCAGCCATGCCGATTTCGGTGAAAATTATGCTCAAGAGCTGAGCCAGAAAGCTGACCTCCTGCCCCGTACGATTCGATGGCACTTCATCGGCGGCCTGCAATCCGGTACAacccgtcccccccccccccctactCACCAACGTGCGAAAGCTGTCGTCTGTTCTGACCAAACTCGCAAAGGTCACTGTAAATCCCTTGCCAAGATCCCCAACCTCTTCTGCGTCTCCAGTGTCGATAGCATCAAAAAGGCCCAGCTTCTCAACCAGGCCCGTGCAAGCCTCCTCTCCGTCaacccctccctccctaAGCTCTCCGTCCACGTGCAGGTCAACACATCTGGCGAGGATGCCAAGTCCGGCTGCGCCCCGGGGCCAGACTCTGTCGCCTTGTGCCGCGAAATTGTAGAAAACTGCCCCAGCCTGCACCTGCTCGGCCTCATGACCATTGGCGCCATCGCCCGCAGCAAagccacgacgacggataACGACAACGAGGACTTTGTGGCTCTCAGGGAGCAGCGGGACCTCGTCGTACGGGAGCTGGCGCTGGCCGACGATTGTCTGGAGCTGAGCATGGGTATGAGCGAGGATTTTGAGGGCGCTATCACGCAGGGTAGCGGTGAGGTGAGAGTGGGCAGCATCATATTCGGCCAGAGGCCAGCAAAAGCGGATGCCCAAATCAAAGAATGAGGTAGACGAAATACAAGCCAACTCGCCTCACGTCCACCCTCGCAGTCTCCAGTTGTGCCTATCCACTTTTTGCTTGCGACTCAAGGCACAGGCCTGTGGGCGATGCGGGATGCGAGAATCCTCTCCCACGCCTCATACGTACCGCTCCAATTTTTTTACCCGTTCGCTATCGTACCTCGGCAGCCACCGTGCTCCAGACATTCGGACGTCCTCCTTCCAACGCCATTATGCTTCCATGCGAGCCTGAGTATGCCTAGTTCATGAGCGTGGTAGTGTATCAACTTTCGTGTTCTCTCGGTTCCCTCCACGGCAACTGGTGAGCATTCGCCACCTCTCACCCTCCACGGCAGCTGGTGAGCATTCGCCACCTATCAGCCAACCATGACGTTGCCAAACACTTTGGCGATTTCGCTGTGCGAAGCGTGGCTTTGGTATTCTGTCGGCGACTCGCCGCGGGACAACCTCTCCCGTACGAGATCCAACAAAACGGAAGGTACGGACTCGTCGGTGGCCCGGATCGTGAGTCGAATCATCTGCATCGCCACCGTGTTagctctctctctctctctctctcggTCATGCTTCATGCGAGTCAACCAAATCCTACCTGGCTGTCGTAGTTTGGCTCCAGTCTCATCAGACAGCCAAACTTGCCTCCCTCGGACGTGTGCATGACACCAGCGCCCACCACGTTCTTCGGGTTCGGGTCGACCATGTCCAGGATGCGCCACCTGAAGCCGTCCACGATGGTGGCGACGAACCGCTCCGTGATTTCCCTCCCTCTCTTTCCGGCCGCCAACCCAAAGATTCCTTGGGCTTCTCGGGGGCCGGCGCCGATCTGCTTCCACCTCTTGAAGTAGTCCTCGGGCGTGAGCTCCGCGGGGTCCATGAACTTGTGCGCGGCCACGGGAAGCTTGAGGGTCAGGGCCTGTAGGGCACCGGCCAGGTAGCTGATCCGAATCGTCGGAGGCTTTTCAAACACTTTCTTGGCTTCGAACATGGTCACCTGCTGGGACTGGCTTCCCGGGTTGATGGTGCTGTCGGGAAGACCCTTGACGTCCCAAGTCAGCTTGCCCTTTTCGCTCTCGTCGAGATCCAAGGTGGTGGTGAAGGAGGTCATCGGCCCGGGCGTCTTGTTCTTGAAGTAGGCAATCAAGCAGGCCATTTGGCCGCGGTACTCGGACCTCACTCCGATCTGCACTTGGCCGTCCTCGTACAGCACACCGTCCGATCGCAGCATGAGTCGGTCGAAGCCTTTTTCCCACCCAGGCGAAAGGTGAGCGGCGCTTGCGAGGTTGGGCGCCTTGAGCATCTTgggctcggccggcgtcggcgcattcaggtcgaggccggcgagttCGGAAATGCCGTTCGGCTGCCCACCTGGTCCGTTTGCCTTGCCGACGTTGAGAGGGACGGCCGAGCTGAAGGTTCTCTTAAGAGACCCCACCTTGGTCATGCCAAGctccgcgccgtcggcgttggcaTCTTTGCCCCCGACGACCCACGTCCGCCGGTCGCTCGTATTGGCGTGCTTCTGATGCAGCCGGGACAGCAGGGCCGACTCTCTCTCCGGGAACGGTGGCATCTCGTCGCAGACGGTTCGCAGGAGGTCGTCGGTGGGCATCCTCGCCAACGTCAGGTACTCGCAAGCTCGCTGCTGCATCTCCGAGTCCAGCGTGTGGGTGTGGTCCTCAAAGGTCTGAAGCAGCTGTGGCTTGATTTCGGGGAACAGGTTGACGAATTTGATGAAGCACGAGAGAATCATGGCGCGCGTGCTGGGAgagcaggcggcgagcttGCTCTGCAGAGCCATGAACTGCTCGATCGGGCTGCAGCGAGGCTGATCGGCAACCAGATGGCCAAACTCGCCGAGGATGTAGGCTCCAATCTTGACGAGCGTCTCGTGGCAATGATCCGACTTGACGTGCTGCAGCGTGTTTTGGGCCGCGTACACTTGCAGCTCCTCGTTGTTGGACACGATCTGGATGACGCGCTGCCAGACCTCGTCGCTGACATGATCtccggccatggcgatgagGCGCAGCGAGATGTCGACGTACCATTGCACGTCCGTCGCGTACTTTTCCGTCAGAATGGCAATCTTAAGAACCATTTCTTCTCTGATGGCAAAGTCCGCGTTCTGCAGGTAGTGCAGCAGCTCGCCTACGATGACCTGGGCGTTTGTGGCATCGCACATGCTGTagaggaggtcgaggcccTTCCTGCGCACGCTGATGTCCCTGTCCTTCAGGGAGCCTAGGATGATGTCCTGATGCTGCTTGATCGGGGCGAGGGTCTCGGTGCGCGCGGCCAGGTGGGTCATggcctcgaggccaaggtaTCTCACGTTCGTCTCGCGACTCTGGAtgaagcggccgaggcgagccgAGATTTGCTTCATCAGAGCATGCTCGGTATCGAGGTGGATGACGAGGTTGATGGCTTCGAACAGGATGGCGTTCTGGGCGTTGTTCTGCTGGACGTTCTTGTTCGCCTCCATGGCGAGATTGAAGATCTTTTCCATGCACTCCCGGATCATTTCCCTCACATGGGTATCGTCTTGCGCGCACCGTCAGCATGCGACGCGAGCGATGGAACCTGATGCCATGAAACCTACCGGAGGGAGGGAAGTATTGCAGCAGCCGAAGAAGTTTGATCTGAAGCCAGGGGCAGGGCACCTTGTAGTACAGGTAGTCG encodes:
- a CDS encoding Armadillo-like helical, translating into MSTSGSGFLGRSSSSNANMRGLVQFIADLRNARARELEEKRINKELANIRQKFKDGNLSGYHKKKYVCKLLYIYILGWNVDFGHLEAVNLISATKYSEKQIGYLAMTLFLHEKHELLHLVVNSIRKDLLDHNELFNCLALHAIANVGGREMGEALSSEVHRLLISPTSKSFVKKKAALTLLRLYRKHPDIVAPQWAERLIHLMDDADLGVALSVTSLVMTLAQDNLDQYKGAYTKATARLKRIIVDGEYTTDYLYYKVPCPWLQIKLLRLLQYFPPSDDTHVREMIRECMEKIFNLAMEANKNVQQNNAQNAILFEAINLVIHLDTEHALMKQISARLGRFIQSRETNVRYLGLEAMTHLAARTETLAPIKQHQDIILGSLKDRDISVRRKGLDLLYSMCDATNAQVIVGELLHYLQNADFAIREEMVLKIAILTEKYATDVQWYVDISLRLIAMAGDHVSDEVWQRVIQIVSNNEELQVYAAQNTLQHVKSDHCHETLVKIGAYILGEFGHLVADQPRCSPIEQFMALQSKLAACSPSTRAMILSCFIKFVNLFPEIKPQLLQTFEDHTHTLDSEMQQRACEYLTLARMPTDDLLRTVCDEMPPFPERESALLSRLHQKHANTSDRRTWVVGGKDANADGAELGMTKVGSLKRTFSSAVPLNVGKANGPGGQPNGISELAGLDLNAPTPAEPKMLKAPNLASAAHLSPGWEKGFDRLMLRSDGVLYEDGQVQIGVRSEYRGQMACLIAYFKNKTPGPMTSFTTTLDLDESEKGKLTWDVKGLPDSTINPGSQSQQVTMFEAKKVFEKPPTIRISYLAGALQALTLKLPVAAHKFMDPAELTPEDYFKRWKQIGAGPREAQGIFGLAAGKRGREITERFVATIVDGFRWRILDMVDPNPKNVVGAGVMHTSEGGKFGCLMRLEPNYDSQMIRLTIRATDESVPSVLLDLVRERLSRGESPTEYQSHASHSEIAKVFGNVMVG
- a CDS encoding alanine racemase family protein produces the protein MYITWTRSCSQLRNDQFVRGRTRAPSYNLPNHLSTLHCLQQDMGEPTEEMRIDPSRAQALASHLSSVRERVAAVANGRNIRLVAVSKLKPANDILALHRAPASHADFGENYAQELSQKADLLPRTIRWHFIGGLQSGHCKSLAKIPNLFCVSSVDSIKKAQLLNQARASLLSVNPSLPKLSVHVQVNTSGEDAKSGCAPGPDSVALCREIVENCPSLHLLGLMTIGAIARSKATTTDNDNEDFVALREQRDLVVRELALADDCLELSMGMSEDFEGAITQGSGEVRVGSIIFGQRPAKADAQIKE